The genomic region GCTCCATTACCTGAAACCGCACTGAGTCCCATCCTTCGCGCAAAGTCACGCGCTTGCCCAAGCTCTTGGCCGACGCTGGTGTGGCGGCAGTACGGACTTTCGCGCGCTCAGCAGCGTCAAAGGTCTTGAGCGCTTGGAAGGCATGCTCATTGGTAGAGTAGGTCTCGCCGTTGAGCGTGATCGAGTGGCGGAAGAAGTTGGATAGGAAAGCGTATTCACTACTGAAGGATGTGATCGGTTGATTGTCGCTCATGTTCAGCTCCTACTGAGGGATAGTACATCCTACCAGCAGGCGGGCGGGGCGGGGGATAGTGTGGACAAACGAATTTGGGGCATATGTGAAAATTCTCGTGAGATGACAATTCTGGATTTGAATGCTTTACTAGGATGATGAAAATCGCAAAGGCTTTTGCAACTTATTGTAAGATCAAGTGTCATATAGAATGAACGTTTTACAGGATGGGAGGCTACATGGCTGAAGAAATTGCCACAGATGCTGCGCCAACCAGCGGCTGGGAGGTTTGGGCGAAGAAGGCGACAACAGCCAGAGACATGGTGCTGGTGGGAGCAGGCTTGGTCTACGTGCTCGGATTCTTCATTTGGGCTTACAATGCGTACTCGCGGAACTTGGGCCTTGTATCAGTGTCTCAAGTCCAATATGGAGCCGCAGGCTTGATCCCTATAGTCTTGGGGCTGTATGGTTTCCTCGTTGCCAGAATCGGCGCTGTGATGAACCCGCACGTCGTTGGTGCATGGACGATTATCAAGCATTGTCTTCGGAGCTTTTTTATATGCGCCGTCTTATGGGGAGTGAGCATCTTTGCAGCAATTTTTCTGCTGCCAGGGAATAATTTACCCTTTAAAGTTGCTTCAAGCATTGTCACTGTTACATTCATTGGCCTGTTTGTTGGGAAGGCATATGTTCTCCGCGATAAGGACGAAGACGATCTACCATGGTGGCAGCAAACTAGTTGGTGGTTGACTCTATGTATTCCTTCCTACATAGCGGTCTCGATGTATGCTCAGCTAGTATACCCAGCCATTCCGCAGGAGTTCGGTGGGATGGCACCCCGTTCTGCACTGATCGAAGTCAAGAGAATTGATCTTTCGCCCAGACAGAGAGGCGTGCTGCTAAGCGCCGCAGATCAAATTGGCCCCAAAGACCCTAGTAAGGATGCAAATCCCGTAGTCACGAGCATCCCAGTGGAAGTGCTTTATGATAATGGAGATGTGATCGAGTTGCGACCACAAGGCTCACGTAGCAGCGCAGTGTTTGAAATAAAGCGATCTAATATAGTTTCGATCACCTGGCTTGGATATGACATTGCGAACAATGGTAAGCCATAATGTTTCATGGGAGAAGAAAAATGACTGAGTCGACATTACCACCCGATGTGGAGCGAATCTTCGCGGCCAAAATAGAGTGGCACAAGAAGCAGGCCAGAAAACCTCTCAAAGAAAAGGTTGCCGACCTTCTTGCTATGCAGCGCAATTATTACCCCCTCCTGCTAAAGAACGGGAAGCTTAAGCCCTGGGAACAGCCCTGGGATATAGAGCCGTAATCACCGATAGCTCCGCGCCCCAGTCCGCGCCACCTCCCACTATAAGCGCCATAACCATCACAAGACGATCCATAAGGCGACGAAGGACGCCTCTATCACGGTGTGGGTGAACACAAACAGCGGAATCTACCATTATCCTGGGCAACGTTGGTATGGCAATATGGCGGAGCGGCAGTACATGACTGAGAACGCGGCGATCAAGGCGAGGTATCGATCTACGCACAATGGACAGTAGGCGCAATATTCATATATATGGCGCACTCAACTAATTATCATTAATTATTGATCGAGGAATAATGACGTTTAACAATATAAACATTGTACTGCTTACTCTTACTTTTTTGGTGCCTGGATACTTGATCCAATCCACATTTTCTTTAATGTCTATTAGAAGAGGTGAAACGAAGGAGTTACTGGCGCTACGTTTCCTGACTTTTAGCACGTTGAATCTTGCTTTGTGCTACCCTTGGATTCTATATGCATATCAAAACGATTATATTAGTAATCATCCTTTTTTAACAATTAGGTATTTTCTTCTTATTAATTTCTTAATACCAGTTATTTTGGGTTTTGCAATTGGAATTGTGGATAAATTCCAGCTTATTAAGCGTCTACTCGGTGCCGTCAAACTTACGGCACTGCACAGCACACCTACAGCCTGGGATTACAAATTCCACGAGGCGAGTGAGGCAGGTGGATGTTGGGTTTTAGTCACGCTGAAAGATGGTAGTATTATTGGAGGATATTTTGGAAGACGTTCTTTAGCCTCATCTACATCAGCCGAACGCGACCTTTATTTAGAAGATGCATACATGGTTGTGGGAAATGTTTGGACGAAACTGGTGAATACTGACGGGGTCTTAATAACGAAAGGCGAAATTGGAGTACTAAATTTCTTTACGGAAGGCGATATACGTACTTCAGGTGAAGGCGAGGGTGAAGGCGAGGGCGAGGGTGAAGGCGAGGGCGAAGGCGAGGGTGAAGGCGAGGGCGAAGGTGAAGGCGAAGGCGAAGGCGAGGGTGAAGGTGAAGGCGAGGGTGAAGGCGAAGGCGAAGGCGAGGGTGAAGGCACCTAAATTAAATTGTGATTATGAGGATCAAAATCTATAATGTCCGAACAAAATACTAGCAACCCATCAGACAAGTCTGAAGCAGATAGAACTGCAGGTCATCAACCTGGAAACACTCGCAGCGGGATCAAAAAGACCAAGGAACCAACTCCACCAAATAGCGGATCAGGTATAACGCACCCTATAAAGAAAAAAGAAGGAAAGCAAAGCACGGACAACAAAGATAAATAGTTATAAGTGTGTGTATAATGTCACGGTACGCATATCGTTGACGAGAGGAACATAAAAGAATGGCAGAATCACCTAAGAATGAACCGATCCCTCTAAATGAAGGGCATCAACCAACTACCATAAACGATAAAGCACCTGGAGTGAATCCCCCTAGAAGTGGATCGGGCATAAGTCAAGCCGCACAACCTGGACCTTCAACAAAAAAAGACAAGAAAAAATAGATTGAGGCATCGATTGATGTAATTGGAAATTTTTGTTTTGGGAGTTTCCCTCTCGTGAATTGACCACGTACCGAGTAAATTACGACGAGCTGCTGATATTCATAAAGTCATTGCACCCTGTTAGGAGAACACCCTGCTAATTCGTGACAACATTCCCATTAGAATCAAATTGGGGCGGCGTAGGCGATGGCATCGTCGTGTCAGCCTGACCATATGGATCGGGAGTATTAGCAACGGGAGTCCGAAAGATATTTGGCGGCGGCGGCGCATCCGCACCTTCTGGCATGGCAGAAACGGTGATGGTTCCAGGGCCACTCGGCGTGTCCGCTGAAATCTGGACGTTGTTAACCTTGAGGTTATTGGCATCAAAGCGCAATCCTGTCGAGGTCGTAAATTCTGATAGAGGCACGGTAAGAACATAGCCCGCTGCCAATGTTGAACCTCGACCGCTAAAAGGTACGCCACCGCTCGGATTGATCGTTACGCGTATATTGCTCCACGCATAGTTGTTCTGGTTGGTGATTACCAGCGTCGTCCCTCGATCACCGCGCATCTGGTTATAGCCAACCTCGGCCTTTGCCACCAGTTGGGCAGACGGGGGCTGGAATACTGGCTGATATGCAGCTTGTGGCGTGCGTGGAGACACCTGCGATGATGTTGTAGCGGTATAGGCCGACGAATCGGCATGCGGGAGCGATTGTGCCAACGAGCGCGTATAGCGCACTTGGGATGTGATGGCAAACCCGATGAGAAATATGGCCAGGATCGCAAAAATCGACGCTTTGGACGCTGGGTTAGCGTCATTCCAATTATTACTGGCGCGTCGAACTGCCTGTTCGCCAGTCGTTGGCGCGCGTGGCGGCCAATATTCTGTGCGGTTTTCGCCAGTCTCTTCAACGACTGGCACGGCGTGTTGGAAAATCTGGCCGCATTTTTGGCACATTTGCAAGCCAGGCATGAGGGTCTGCCCACATTGGGCGCAATAATAGTAGATCATAAATCTATTTCCTGGAATCTACGTCCATTTTGCTACCGCTTGATGAGCTTTGCGGTTTGGTCGTTACGGTTCGTGATACGATAATTCCTCAACGCACGCCGAGAGGCGTCACCCCCTACACCGTGCTGCGTCCCGCCACGAGCATGGCTATCATCACCGCGCCATCCCATCGTCGATAGGACTATGGTGCGTAGCTCCCTCCTGTGGTCTCCTAACATCAAAATTTGGACGATGATACAATTTTCAGCACCAATTCTTGTAAGTAGTCGTTCGCCTCGATCTTTCTAAAACTGGTGATCGTAAACACAGCTTGATTAAGCCGCACCAGCAATCCGTGAGAATTGCTAGGCGAGCTGCTAACGCCGTATGAAATCTGCATTCGGCGAAAATCCAGAAGTACGGCACTTTTAGAATCCCTTTGGCTCGCAGCTATTCGGCTATACACCCATAGATCGTTGCCTATCGCTTCAGCGATGCTCGATAAAAGCACCGCTGTAGAAGACTCTGCCACGATAACAAAGCTACCGTCATGCAGGGGATAGAAAAAATCCGCTCTCTGTGAGGTCATGTGCTTCCTAAATACAGCCGTTCGCAGGCAATTGAGGAGTTATTTTACCATCTTAGGCGATATTTTACCATCTTGGGAGAAACAAAAAGTTTATATGCTGGCATGATTGCCTTTCACCTATTGAGAGAAGTCACAATCATGCCACGCGGGGCCAGGCTGAAAACCGAAGATGGGAAGATGAATCTGGTGGGCCCACGCGTGCGCCAGCGGCGCATAGCCCTCGGGCTCACACACGACGCCGTATGCGCCCGCGTTCAGATCAGCACAGGCTCCAGGTGGGAAATCGATCATCGCGACCTGTGGAAGATTGAGGCTCAGCGCCGCGCCTGCACTGACATAGAAGTCGTGGAACTGGCGCGAGCGCTGGAGATCGATGTTGAGTGGCTATTAGAATATAACTAGTCAAGCACCGTTGAGTTTGGCAGAACGTGAGCCAGCAGACTTCTTCCTCCCAAATGGTCATAAAGACATACAGCGTTTGCTTTCCAGATCACGAAATGGCGATGGGCACTAGGCATTTTGCTGAGTGCCGCGTAGGGTGCACTTTAGACCATGACTAATTCACAGAAATTGTAACATGTTATCCATATAGAGGTATCCCTCTTACTCCACGAGTAGAGAACTACGGGGAATGAGGTGAAAACCATAATGTTTTGTTACTCAATGGCAGAATCGGGTATAATAGGTTTATTAGTACGCTGGGCATCTCACATGGTGCAGCTAGCAAGCTCCAGGAGGAGGATCATGTCCGAAAGTGTTGGCATCGGAACAGCAGTGATCGGAACTTTACGTAGATTTCGAACGTTCAGAGCCTATCAGGACGTTCCTATAGACTATCTTCCAGAGGCTACAAGCCGCCGTCCTTCAGAAATCAACGCAGTTCTTAGCGACTTACAAAAAAGTGGCGTCGTTGTAATTTCCAATGGCAAAGTGCGCTTATTGTCGTCTGAAGAAAGATCAAAAAATAAAATATAATTTTGGGGTAAAAATTGAACCCTGTACATCATGCCGTGGCGTCAACTGCTACGGCATCACATTCATCAGGACCTGATATTTGGATTTATTTCCTCGCTTTTGCAGTTTCTTCAATCATTAACGGTATAAACTTAGCAACTACGAATTACCCTCGTAGTTTCTTCTTAATAGTAGGGTGTTGGCAATTTTACGCCTATTGTTTTTTGTACGGCGTAGTAGCAGTGGTATTGTTCGCTCTAAGTCCACTTTTGAATAAACATCATTTGCTGGAAATAGACACGAGCATTGGAGGAAGTAGGACAACTGCAATTATTATTGGATTGTTCGCAAAATCTTTTATGCATATGCGCATCGCAGCAATTGATGATACTCCGATTGGAACTGAAACTGTAGCGAAGCTATTCGAAGACCCATTGCTTGGAGAAATAGAATTATATCATCATAATAAGCTACGCGCTTTTCTAAAGCCGTACATAGCGAAGTATACAAATGTTGAAGAAGTTCGAAAAATAATAACTGATGATATACCTGCTAAATGGACATTGGATAAACGGGCTGAAGTTTTACAAAACTTCAAAGAAGCGGAAACCGTGAATGTTGTATTTGACCGCTACTTCAATCTCAATGGGAAAGCAAGCATTGAAGCACTATTTCCCCTAAATTAGCTGTATATAGGCATCGGCCCGACGAAAATATTTTCGTCGGGCCGATGCTATATAATAGAGGTCGATTGCCCATCATATTAGAGCAAGCGTCCCTAATGGAGTGGTATTCCAACCTAGAGCTTGCTATGCTTGAGTATTGTATTCATGTCTACATCCCAAAGCTCCTCTGTCTTTCGACCATAGTCCATGAGCTCTGCCTCTGTAAATCCAAATTCTGCATAAGGATTTGCTTCGGTGTCCACGCTACTTTGTGATAATAGGCTCTCGATTGTTCCAGACAGGGAGACACCATAGGCTCCTTTAGCAAGTACCTCGAATGGCAATAGCTTATCAGCGCCTATAGCATCATAACGCATATGAGATTGATATGTAGATAATCGTCGTAAATTTCGTTTTGAATATCTCAATTTACCACGAATTGTTTCGAACGAATTAGCGGGTCCGTAGCGAACCATCAAATTAATAATCCGATTCATCGCTTCAGTATAGGCATTCGTGATAGGATGATCAAAATATGCAAATACTTCGCTGTGCCAATTGTCTACAGCTCGCATTAGCTCCTTAAACCAAGGCAGTAACTCCTTCGGCATACTTTGAAGCCATTGCTGATAACGCACTTCAGCCTCGACTCGACTGGTCGTTTCCCAAATAGCATAGAACTGCTCTTTAAGTTCATACACATGAATTAAGTCAGGATATTTGACCTTCCATTCCGCGATCCGAGTTCTACCTTCACGATCTAAATCATTATAGCGTTTAAGTAACGTGCGGTGTCTTCGCTTTAATGAAATTCGATCTACTTTGTTTTCTGTTGAACTTTTACTCTTTCTCATTGTTTCTACCGCCTCATTGGCCAATTTAACGACGTGGAAATGATCAATAACGATGGGGATTTCTTCGCCCCAAGCCTCTTGAACCGCCAATTTGTAGGGCTTCCACATATCGATACAAACACAT from Capsulimonas corticalis harbors:
- a CDS encoding DUF6338 family protein — protein: MTFNNINIVLLTLTFLVPGYLIQSTFSLMSIRRGETKELLALRFLTFSTLNLALCYPWILYAYQNDYISNHPFLTIRYFLLINFLIPVILGFAIGIVDKFQLIKRLLGAVKLTALHSTPTAWDYKFHEASEAGGCWVLVTLKDGSIIGGYFGRRSLASSTSAERDLYLEDAYMVVGNVWTKLVNTDGVLITKGEIGVLNFFTEGDIRTSGEGEGEGEGEGEGEGEGEGEGEGEGEGEGEGEGEGEGEGEGEGEGEGEGT
- a CDS encoding NADAR family protein; the protein is MSDNQPITSFSSEYAFLSNFFRHSITLNGETYSTNEHAFQALKTFDAAERAKVRTAATPASAKSLGKRVTLREGWDSVRFQVMEQVVREKFSDPELAEKLVIPGEY
- a CDS encoding helix-turn-helix domain-containing protein, translating into MGETKSLYAGMIAFHLLREVTIMPRGARLKTEDGKMNLVGPRVRQRRIALGLTHDAVCARVQISTGSRWEIDHRDLWKIEAQRRACTDIEVVELARALEIDVEWLLEYN
- a CDS encoding ISL3 family transposase, with protein sequence MSNILGLRDWEVSDADPDIRIENFVTARYTIHPNTCTACGVVDELYKHGTYKLEVRDVPTLGKPTRILITRQRYRCRACRATFAQPMAEIDSSGTMTKRLIAYIQENAIERTFTSVAKDVGVADNTVSGIFDNYITALDKMGTLFQTPEYLGIDEIQIHGKMCCILTNVTERTVYELLPSRKKEDIVPILKSLRLPPMVKCVCIDMWKPYKLAVQEAWGEEIPIVIDHFHVVKLANEAVETMRKSKSSTENKVDRISLKRRHRTLLKRYNDLDREGRTRIAEWKVKYPDLIHVYELKEQFYAIWETTSRVEAEVRYQQWLQSMPKELLPWFKELMRAVDNWHSEVFAYFDHPITNAYTEAMNRIINLMVRYGPANSFETIRGKLRYSKRNLRRLSTYQSHMRYDAIGADKLLPFEVLAKGAYGVSLSGTIESLLSQSSVDTEANPYAEFGFTEAELMDYGRKTEELWDVDMNTILKHSKL